DNA from Palaemon carinicauda isolate YSFRI2023 chromosome 26, ASM3689809v2, whole genome shotgun sequence:
TATGTTTATTTATCGTGTGTAAATTTTTAATTTCCATTATGGATGTTAAACCATTAATTGACAGTGCAATTAAACAAGGCCTTACTGGTACTCAAATTGATGAATTTGTACATAGACAGTTAAAGCTTCAGATAGAATATGACGAGATCCGAAAGAAAGCagacgaagaaagagaagaaagagtcgcaaagcgtgagttagataaactagagagagagagaaagaaagcagacGAGGAGAGAAAACATGAATTAGAGTTACTTAAATTGAAATCTAGTCCTGATTACACTCCAGATCCTAATCCCATTGTTGATCCCTTAAGGTCTTCTTTGCCTAAAATTCCACCATTTGACGAGACCGTAGACGAAATAGACTTGTACATAGATCGCTTTGAGAGATTAGcgaaattttacaaatggaaagatgatGATTATTCAATGTTATTGGGAACTCTATTGCGTGGTCGAGCTTTGAAAATTTATTGTAGCTTGTCTAGCGATATTGTCAATAACTTTGTTTCACTTAAGAAAGCTCTGCTTAAAGCTTTTCACATAAATTCCAATGTATATCGAAGGAAGTTTAGAGATTCTATTATTGATACTGACGAAAGTTTTGTACAGTTCAATTGTAAATTGGGACAATATTTTGATAAGTGGTTGGAACTTGCAAATGTAGAGAAAAATTATGAATCTgttagagattttatgatttttgATCAAATGTTATCTAGCTGTTCTCATGATCTTCGTTCATTTTTGCTAGAACAGTCACTTCAGAATTCATGTCAACTTGCTGAGAGTGCAGATAGATATCTAGTTGCTCATGGTATGAAGAAATGCCGTAAGAGTAATGATAAGATTCCCTCTAAACCTCATGCTAAACCTCTTGCTGATAATATTTCAAAGTCTCCTAAAGTTTCGAATTCGGTAACTAAATCTGATTCTAATGTTAAATGTCATCATTGTGGTGAAGTTGGTCATATTCGTCCTAATTGCCCTGTgtacaaattaaataagaaatctgaTAAAGTAGTGCCTAAAATAGGTGTAGTACTTGGCCgtgaagaaaaattgcataatTGTGTAACTGATACCGATGGAAAGATTTTTGACCAGTCAGTTGAGATAGTTTTTGATACTGGGTGCAATACCGTGGTTGTTAGAGATACATTAGTACCTTTAAATTATCCTCGTGGCAGAAAAGTGAAAGTTTATGACTATCTTGGTAGACCTTTGTACCTAAATACAGTGCATACAATTGTTGAGTCTAAATTCTTTTCTGGTAAAGTTAAAGCTATTGTTGCCCCCATACGTTGCGCAGATGTCATTATTGGTCTTATACCTGGACTTAAACATAATGTTGATGCAGGTTTAAGTTTAATAAACGGTGATGAGTTTGTTTCTGATCGTAACGTTAACGTTAATGTTGTAACGAGAGCAAAAGCTAAGGATAAAGTAAAGGAACGTCCTATGTCTAGTAATCTTGAATCTTTGGATAAGGAATATGGTCTTAATTCTGATGAATTTAGTGAGTATCAAAAAGAATGTCCTTCACTTGCTAGTATCCGTAAGTTGCTTGATAACGAAGAAAGTGTAACCTTAAAATGTCGGACAGTTAAGTACGTAAATATTGGAGATTTAATATATCGCAAGTGTCTTGAAAGTAGTAAACCTGAAGATGTGGGAAAATTACAGTTAGTTGTGCCAATTCAGtaccgtaatataataatgaagttAGCACATGAGTCTTTGTTGGCGGGACACTTTTCATCTCGTAAGACTATAGATAAGATCATGCAGAAATTCTATTGGCCGAGGGCAAGCTTAGATATACATAGATTTTGTAAATCTTGTCATTCgtgtcaaaagttcagcagtaaaCCAAAGAAAGTACCTTTAGTGCCAATGCCCATTGTGAATGAACCTTTTTCACGTATTGCTATTGATCTAGTTGGTCCTATCACTCCTTGTACTAAGAAAGGTCATAAGTATATTCTTACGGTGATAGATATGGCTACTCGGTATCCCGAAGCAGTTGCTTTACGCAATATTGATACAGTTTCTGTAGCGGAGGCATTAATGGAGATATTTTGTAGAGTTGGTATACCCAAAGAAATCCTTAGTGATCGTGGCACTCAATTCAAGTCTGATCTTATgtctgaaattaataaattattatgtatcaaagccatttacaccagtccttatcatgcatcttgtaacggaatggttgaacgtatgaatggaactttgaaaaatatgctaaagaaaatttgtattgataatccgaatgaatgggataaatacattaatgttgccttatttgcatatcgtgaaattccaaatgatagtttaaagttcagtccttttgaattgctgtacggtcgaaatgtaagaggtccattacatattttgcatgaattggtatctaataatagtattgatggagaattaactactagttatcaatacataattaaccttagagataaattgcagagcatggctgaagttgcagtaaataatgccaaggttagtgccaagaaatataaagagtattttgataagaaaaccacctCTCGTAAATTCAAAGTTAATGATGAAGTTTTGGTTATGCTTCCAAATAGTTCAAATAAATTCTTTATGCAATGGAAAGGTCCATATATAATCACTGATGTCCATTCTAATGGTGTTGATTACTATGTCAAAGTAGGAAATAGATTAAAGTTATATCATGCAAATATGCTTAAGACTTATCATAGAAGATCTAAGGTTAGTGTAATTCAACAAGAAGTAAATGATCTTTTAAATTCATCAAATTTGTTTTCAGCTCTTCAAGCTGAAGTACAGCCTGTTATTGCCATTACTGACAATAATTGTTGTGAATTGCCATCAAGAGATGAAGACTCTGGTAATTataacttttgtgaatctttgtcatatgataaaattaatgatcttGAAGGTTTATTGAAGTCATTTACAGACGTCATGAGTGATACACCTGGTCGTACTAAGACTATTTCTCATAATATAAAATTGCAAAGTGATGAACCAATCAGAGCTAAGAATTACCCAATTCCTTTAAGTTTGCTCGATGAATTCAATAAGGAGGTAGATAGAATGATTGATATGGATATTATTCAACCTTCAACTTCTGATTATTGTTCACCCGTTGTTATTGTACGGAAACCTAATGGAAGTATACGTTTATGTGTTGATTTTAGAGCTCTTAATAAATATTCTGAATTTGATGCAGAACCGATGCCTAGTATAAATGacgatttacataaaatgaatggcgctaaatattttactgaattagacctatgtaaggggtactggcaggttccattAGATCCTAGAGCTATGAAATTTACAGCTTTTTCTACCAAGTATGGGTTAATGGAGTTTAAAGTGATGCCATTTGGTCTTAAAACCGCATGTGCAACATTCGTGAGATTGATGCGAAAAGTGTTGTCAGGATTAGCAAATgtatcttgttattttgataacattgTTATTTTCAGTAAATCCTGGAGTAATCATCTAAATCATATTAAGTTAGTTCTTTCAAGACTTCGTGACCATGGCCTAACAGCTGGTCCTGATAAATGTTTCTTTGCATTCAATGAAATAAAGTATCTTGGGTATAAACTAGGAAATAACTGTTTATCACCTATTAGGTCCAGAGTAGATGATATTGTTAATATGCCTGTTCCAACAACAAAGAAGGACTTACGTTCATTTATGGGAACATTAGGATATTACAACCGATTTATTCCAAACTTTTCCATTTTGTCTGCTCcaattaatgatttattgaaaaaaaactgTAGTAATAAATTGAATTGGTCTGATAATCAACTTAAATGTTTCAATGATCTTAAAGCTCATCTTGTAAAATCTCCTATCTTGATGTTGCCTGATGTAGAAAAGAAGTTTTATTTGCGAACAGATGCGTCTTATCATGGTTTGGGTGCAGTTATATTGCAGGATCATGATGGTGTGTTTAAACCAGTTTGCTATGCaggtaggaaattaaataaatctgaatGAAATTACTCTACTATTGAAAAAGAACTGTTTGCTATTGTTTGGGGAATAGAAAGATTTAAAGAATTTTTGTATGGCAAAGAATTTGTTCTTCAAACTGATCATGCACCTCTTAAGTATCTTagtagtatgaaaaataagaatgaccGCCTTATGCGTTGGGCATTAAGTTtgcaaccatattctttctttatcgaatacataagagggtctgataatgtgtgttcagatatgatcagtagatgcatatagttttttttttgttgcctGTCGTTCAAACTTAGTAGGGGGgtttgtcgaggaatgctgtgctgccatctcttggctatgttttcactccatggactaaagaagttatttctgtttatttggattagtccttagacctggattagtccttagacctggattagtccttagacctggattagtccttagacctggattagtccttagacctggattagtccttagacctggattagtccttagacctggatcagtcttctgcatacttggtcctaaaccttagactcttggtcattggatcttgaattatttcatcttgacacaagttattcttcgtcagactgtaatcaagtgcagtactttttcctgatcctgattatacgtgctagatgttcaatatatctatatattatgattcctggtgttaaacatgaagtttgttaattttgttttgtttcagtttgtaaatatatttcaagttaatagaatttttcatgttatacctttatatcaaaatattaaacaaggaaacttaagtGAACAGTctaatatgtttttaaaagaaccagagttcatggcatataaaatctaaagaccataactcgacaATCCTCACTTGACTTTATCAAGTGTCTTCTAATCCTAAACTGTAGAATTTAGTTCTCTGCCTCCATCTTGACTTTCCACTCTTAAT
Protein-coding regions in this window:
- the LOC137620003 gene encoding uncharacterized protein, which gives rise to MDVKPLIDSAIKQGLTGTQIDEFVHRQLKLQIEYDEIRKKADEEREERVAKRELDKLERERKKADEERKHELELLKLKSSPDYTPDPNPIVDPLRSSLPKIPPFDETVDEIDLYIDRFERLAKFYKWKDDDYSMLLGTLLRGRALKIYCSLSSDIVNNFVSLKKALLKAFHINSNVYRRKFRDSIIDTDESFVQFNCKLGQYFDKWLELANVEKNYESVRDFMIFDQMLSSCSHDLRSFLLEQSLQNSCQLAESADRYLVAHGMKKCRKSNDKIPSKPHAKPLADNISKSPKVSNSVTKSDSNVKCHHCGEVGHIRPNCPVYKLNKKSDKVVPKIGVVLGREEKLHNCVTDTDGKIFDQSVEIVFDTGCNTVVVRDTLVPLNYPRGRKVKVYDYLGRPLYLNTVHTIVESKFFSGKVKAIVAPIRCADVIIGLIPGLKHNVDAGLSLINGDEFVSDRNVNVNVVTRAKAKDKVKERPMSSNLESLDKEYGLNSDEFSEYQKECPSLASIRKLLDNEESVTLKCRTVKYVNIGDLIYRKCLESSKPEDVGKLQLVVPIQYRNIIMKLAHESLLAGHFSSRKTIDKIMQKFYWPRASLDIHRFCKSCHSCQKFSSKPKKVPLVPMPIVNEPFSRIAIDLVGPITPCTKKGHKYILTVIDMATRYPEAVALRNIDTVSVAEALMEIFCRVALQAEVQPVIAITDNNCCELPSRDEDSGNYNFCESLSYDKINDLEGLLKSFTDVMSDTPGRTKTISHNIKLQSDEPIRAKNYPIPLSLLDEFNKEVDRMIDMDIIQPSTSDYCSPVVIVRKPNGSIRLCVDFRALNKYSEFDAEPMPSINDDLHKMNGAKYFTELDLSHLVKSPILMLPDVEKKFYLRTDASYHGLGAVILQDHDGVFKPVCYAGSSQAILTPSSSQESTLKNN